A window from Cerasicoccus sp. TK19100 encodes these proteins:
- the holA gene encoding DNA polymerase III subunit delta yields MKPFTFICGDDDFLVTREGQAVFAEKAKDITDDFSKETIDGAAQNMGEVETALNQFRSATQTLSMFGDKKVVWLKDVSFFADSVTGRAEGTKKLVTEWQEELAKLDPNAVDVLITAHPVDRRRKEFKWFAKNSEYTDLKSGSNDDFLLDLIHTESKRLKTNFTHGASQALIGLVGGNTRLVLEETRKLCTFVGEEGEVTDEIVIQMVPHFGEGDFFEPVEAFFSLDLNWTLDALRRYFFIHKEARPLIVNLQGRNRLMIQLRVLMDSGEISLGPRGFAKATFEAAQRKYSQHFGGFDDKSNFNVFTQNLWYLGNKVAPPCRQLKLKQLVDFQVSFTKAFEDLMRKPQDQDAVMRDLAIECLG; encoded by the coding sequence ATGAAACCCTTTACCTTCATTTGTGGCGATGACGACTTCCTGGTCACCCGGGAGGGGCAGGCCGTCTTTGCCGAAAAGGCCAAGGACATCACCGACGACTTCTCCAAGGAAACCATCGACGGTGCCGCCCAGAACATGGGCGAGGTCGAAACCGCGCTCAATCAGTTTCGCTCCGCCACGCAGACGCTGTCCATGTTTGGCGACAAGAAAGTCGTCTGGCTCAAGGACGTCAGCTTCTTCGCCGACAGCGTGACGGGCCGGGCCGAGGGCACCAAGAAACTCGTCACCGAATGGCAGGAAGAGCTCGCCAAGCTCGATCCCAATGCCGTCGACGTGCTGATCACCGCGCACCCCGTCGACCGCCGGCGCAAGGAGTTTAAGTGGTTCGCGAAAAACTCCGAATACACCGACCTCAAGTCCGGCTCCAATGACGACTTCCTCCTCGACCTGATCCACACCGAGAGCAAGCGACTGAAGACGAACTTTACCCACGGTGCCTCGCAGGCATTGATCGGCCTCGTCGGCGGCAACACCCGGCTCGTGCTGGAGGAGACGCGCAAGCTGTGCACCTTTGTCGGCGAGGAAGGCGAGGTCACCGACGAGATCGTGATCCAAATGGTGCCGCACTTTGGCGAAGGCGATTTCTTCGAGCCGGTGGAGGCGTTTTTCTCGCTCGATCTCAACTGGACCCTCGACGCACTGCGCCGGTATTTCTTCATTCACAAGGAGGCGCGCCCGCTAATCGTAAATCTACAGGGTCGCAACCGCCTGATGATCCAGCTGCGCGTGCTCATGGACAGCGGTGAAATTTCCCTCGGCCCGCGTGGCTTTGCCAAGGCCACCTTTGAGGCCGCCCAGCGCAAATACAGCCAGCACTTCGGCGGATTCGACGACAAGAGCAACTTCAACGTCTTCACGCAAAACCTCTGGTATCTGGGCAACAAAGTCGCCCCGCCCTGTCGCCAGCTCAAGCTGAAGCAGCTCGTGGATTTCCAGGTCTCGTTCACCAAAGCCTTCGAAGACCTTATGCGCAAACCGCAGGACCAGGACGCCGTCATGCGCGACCTGGCCATCGAGTGCCTCGGGTAG
- the ribD gene encoding bifunctional diaminohydroxyphosphoribosylaminopyrimidine deaminase/5-amino-6-(5-phosphoribosylamino)uracil reductase RibD, whose product MPQDLETDEFYMRHAINVAKRAWGDTHPNPMVGAIIVERDRIVAEGWHERAGGDHAEVAAIKALGHRPRYDATLYVTLEPCSTHGRTGPCTEAIIQRGFARVVIGARDPNPKHAGRGIDILREAEIEVVEGVLADECTDMNLIFNHYIVRETPFIAAKVAMTLDGKIATRRRHSHWVTGDESRADVHQWRRLFPAIAVGAGTVIADDPALTSRREGEPVFCPVRFVFDRQLRLADHLQCKVFTDEHRAKTVLVTQAEVDQIRLRRIKSAGVTVWEIPNDPAGLFYKVFQKKCLMENLTGVMVEGGCGLLSDMLAECLIDYLLCYRAPKLLADSQALPAFTGLNTSEMADAIVLSEPRHVLFGQDVFTRGFMEYPVE is encoded by the coding sequence ATGCCCCAGGACCTAGAGACAGATGAATTTTACATGCGCCATGCGATAAACGTTGCCAAGCGGGCCTGGGGGGATACGCACCCCAACCCAATGGTCGGCGCGATTATTGTGGAGCGCGACCGCATCGTCGCCGAGGGCTGGCATGAGCGGGCAGGGGGCGACCACGCTGAGGTTGCGGCGATCAAGGCCCTGGGCCATCGTCCGCGCTATGACGCCACGCTTTACGTGACGCTGGAGCCCTGCTCGACGCATGGGCGGACGGGCCCCTGCACGGAGGCGATTATCCAGCGTGGATTTGCCCGGGTGGTCATTGGCGCGCGTGACCCGAACCCGAAGCACGCCGGGCGGGGCATCGATATTTTACGCGAGGCCGAGATTGAAGTCGTCGAGGGGGTCCTGGCCGATGAGTGCACGGACATGAATTTGATTTTCAACCACTACATCGTCCGGGAAACGCCGTTCATCGCGGCCAAGGTCGCCATGACGCTCGACGGGAAAATTGCCACCCGCCGACGGCATTCCCATTGGGTGACGGGGGATGAGTCCCGCGCGGATGTTCATCAATGGCGCCGTTTGTTTCCGGCCATCGCGGTAGGTGCGGGTACGGTGATTGCCGATGACCCGGCGCTGACTTCCCGCCGCGAAGGCGAGCCGGTGTTTTGTCCGGTACGCTTTGTCTTTGACCGGCAACTCCGGCTGGCCGATCACTTGCAGTGCAAGGTGTTCACCGATGAGCACCGCGCGAAGACCGTCCTCGTCACGCAGGCGGAGGTCGACCAGATACGCCTGCGCCGCATCAAGTCCGCTGGGGTGACGGTGTGGGAAATACCCAACGATCCGGCGGGGCTCTTTTATAAAGTTTTCCAGAAAAAATGCCTCATGGAGAACCTGACCGGCGTGATGGTGGAGGGCGGTTGCGGCCTGCTCAGCGACATGCTCGCGGAGTGCCTGATTGATTACCTGCTCTGCTATCGCGCGCCCAAACTACTGGCCGATAGCCAGGCACTGCCCGCCTTTACCGGGTTGAACACGAGTGAGATGGCCGACGCCATCGTCCTGAGCGAGCCGCGTCACGTGCTTTTCGGGCAAGACGTTTTCACACGCGGCTTCATGGAGTATCCTGTCGAATGA
- the rdgB gene encoding RdgB/HAM1 family non-canonical purine NTP pyrophosphatase: protein MNTPRIIVATGNAHKTEEIAAALERAGVSIEVVSAKAVGGMPEVEENANTFAGNARLKAEALHRKVKEQALDGKVNWVLADDSGLEVDALDGAPGIYSARYAGAGATDADNNAKLLKALEGKPPHERGARFVCTLVLLGDGVDEIFAGHCPGQMLDSPAGDTGFGYDPLFAPDGYEETFAQLGSAVKDSISHRAHACQLLAKWLRENLAADERG, encoded by the coding sequence ATGAACACGCCACGCATCATCGTTGCCACGGGCAACGCCCACAAAACCGAAGAGATCGCCGCCGCCCTGGAGCGCGCTGGCGTGAGCATCGAGGTCGTCAGCGCCAAGGCTGTAGGCGGCATGCCGGAGGTCGAGGAAAACGCAAACACCTTCGCCGGAAACGCGCGCCTGAAGGCCGAAGCTTTGCATCGCAAAGTGAAGGAGCAAGCTTTGGATGGCAAAGTAAACTGGGTTCTCGCCGATGACAGCGGGCTGGAGGTCGATGCGCTCGATGGTGCGCCCGGTATTTATTCCGCGCGCTACGCCGGTGCCGGTGCGACGGACGCCGATAACAACGCCAAACTTCTCAAGGCCTTGGAGGGCAAGCCGCCGCACGAACGCGGTGCCCGTTTTGTCTGTACGCTGGTGTTGTTGGGGGATGGCGTGGACGAAATCTTTGCCGGTCATTGCCCCGGGCAGATGCTCGACTCCCCGGCGGGAGATACGGGCTTCGGTTACGACCCGCTCTTTGCGCCCGACGGATACGAGGAAACCTTTGCCCAACTCGGCAGTGCCGTCAAAGACAGCATCAGCCACCGTGCACATGCTTGCCAACTGTTGGCCAAATGGCTCAGAGAGAATTTAGCCGCGGATGAACGCGGATGA
- a CDS encoding ExeA family protein, which produces MYQEFFGLSEMPFNVTPDPKFLYLSPTHQDALAHLRYGIQEKKGFIVLTGEVGCGKTTLCRTLLGELDDKPEVETILILNPRISEQQLLYNILHELGEKIPESSNVDLTARLNEALLQRILSGKEIVMIIDEAQNLSFEVMEQLRLLSNLETHDQKLLQIILMGQPELNEKLREKRLRQFRQRVLVYYDLSQLDRTETQDYIRHRLTTAGSNGRPRFTWWAQWRIHRYTRGTPRLINNLCDKALLAAYIRDSEEIGFGDVSRAIKDLKRLG; this is translated from the coding sequence ATGTATCAGGAATTTTTCGGACTCAGCGAAATGCCGTTCAACGTGACGCCGGACCCGAAGTTTCTCTACTTGAGTCCCACGCACCAGGACGCGCTGGCGCATTTACGCTATGGGATTCAGGAGAAAAAAGGCTTCATCGTGCTCACGGGTGAGGTCGGCTGCGGCAAGACCACCCTCTGCCGCACCCTACTGGGCGAGCTCGACGACAAGCCCGAAGTCGAAACCATCCTCATCCTCAATCCGCGTATTTCCGAGCAGCAGTTGCTCTATAATATCCTGCACGAGCTTGGCGAAAAGATCCCCGAAAGCAGCAATGTCGACCTGACGGCCCGCCTCAACGAAGCACTCCTGCAGCGCATTCTGAGCGGCAAAGAAATCGTCATGATTATCGACGAGGCTCAGAATTTATCCTTCGAGGTCATGGAGCAGCTCCGCTTGTTGTCCAACCTCGAAACCCACGACCAAAAGCTGCTGCAAATCATCCTCATGGGCCAGCCGGAGCTCAACGAGAAGCTCCGCGAAAAACGTCTGCGTCAGTTCCGCCAGCGCGTGCTCGTTTACTACGATTTGAGCCAACTGGACCGCACCGAAACGCAGGACTACATTCGCCACCGCCTGACCACCGCCGGCAGCAATGGCCGCCCGCGCTTCACCTGGTGGGCCCAGTGGCGCATCCACCGCTACACCCGCGGCACGCCGCGCCTCATCAACAATCTGTGTGACAAAGCGCTACTGGCCGCCTATATTCGCGATTCGGAAGAAATCGGCTTTGGCGATGTATCGCGCGCCATCAAAGACCTTAAACGCCTCGGCTAA
- a CDS encoding FtsB family cell division protein — protein MRKYQLILPALAVALAGACAVFGVVLMQSWREHQAFQERNEAAHARLIELKENNAAQQAYLTELQSNPDMVERAARERLGYSREGELIFKFDR, from the coding sequence ATGCGCAAATATCAACTCATCCTTCCTGCTTTGGCGGTTGCCCTGGCGGGCGCTTGTGCGGTGTTTGGCGTGGTGTTGATGCAGAGCTGGCGCGAACATCAGGCTTTCCAGGAGCGCAATGAAGCTGCCCACGCCCGCCTGATCGAGCTCAAGGAAAACAACGCCGCGCAACAGGCCTACCTGACCGAGCTGCAGAGCAATCCGGACATGGTGGAACGCGCCGCCCGCGAGCGCCTCGGCTACTCCCGCGAGGGCGAGCTGATCTTCAAATTCGACCGCTGA
- a CDS encoding DUF167 domain-containing protein, with amino-acid sequence MSAKLSILATPKASRSEVVGWQEGALKVRIAAPPVDGKANAELLKFLAKYLGVAKRDVALVSGEGSRRKVVEIAGVTEAELFVKLPTEQ; translated from the coding sequence ATGTCCGCCAAACTCAGCATCCTCGCCACGCCGAAGGCTTCCCGCAGCGAAGTCGTGGGTTGGCAGGAGGGGGCGCTGAAGGTCCGCATTGCCGCGCCGCCGGTGGACGGCAAGGCCAACGCCGAGTTGCTCAAGTTTCTCGCTAAATACCTGGGCGTGGCCAAGCGTGATGTCGCACTCGTGAGCGGGGAGGGGAGTCGGCGCAAAGTCGTGGAAATTGCTGGGGTGACCGAGGCGGAATTATTTGTGAAGCTGCCAACTGAGCAGTAG
- a CDS encoding DUF5069 domain-containing protein, translating to MKSRPIPGSTGEVLTELPSPYLPHAATGLLHLPRFIAKIRYTHQHGELPKSYRKNYKRGFDRFLCMHLGVEPGDVETIVCESADETEMDRRLLELFPEDVQAAKWNREVVQKGMTEAGREFIRESLEKMGCLDWETEVKSVADMIELDEGRLG from the coding sequence ATGAAATCCCGACCCATCCCCGGCTCGACCGGAGAAGTGCTCACTGAATTGCCCTCGCCGTATCTGCCTCATGCGGCGACGGGGCTGCTGCATTTGCCGCGCTTCATCGCGAAGATCCGCTACACGCACCAGCATGGCGAGCTGCCCAAGAGCTACCGCAAAAATTACAAACGCGGCTTCGACCGCTTCCTTTGCATGCACCTTGGGGTGGAGCCCGGCGATGTCGAAACCATCGTCTGCGAAAGCGCAGACGAGACCGAAATGGATCGCCGTTTGCTGGAGCTTTTTCCGGAAGATGTGCAGGCGGCCAAGTGGAATCGCGAAGTCGTCCAAAAGGGCATGACCGAGGCCGGCCGAGAGTTTATCCGCGAGTCACTGGAGAAAATGGGCTGCCTCGACTGGGAGACCGAGGTCAAGTCCGTCGCCGATATGATCGAGCTCGACGAGGGCCGCCTGGGGTAG
- a CDS encoding mechanosensitive ion channel family protein, which translates to MDSEAKDLIAILQEYSLALLWALVTFFIGKWLAKLVTAIARKTMEARKLDETIVKFLSNLLYSTLLVIVVLMAADELGIETTSVIAVLGAATLAIGLALQGSLANFAAGVMLIMFRQFRVGDFIDAGGVAGIVEEIRIFDTIMRTPDNRGIVVPNGQILGGPITNFSAKDTRRMDLVVGVSYDDDIRKVKAILTEIVANDPGTLEEPAPTIGLLEMADSSVNFAVRPWVNRVDYWDVFFRLQETIKLRLDEEGITIPYPQQDVYMHTVEKKAS; encoded by the coding sequence ATGGATTCTGAAGCAAAAGATCTGATTGCAATTCTGCAAGAATACTCACTCGCCCTTCTGTGGGCATTGGTTACCTTTTTCATTGGTAAATGGCTGGCCAAACTGGTCACCGCCATTGCGCGTAAAACCATGGAGGCGCGTAAGCTCGACGAGACAATCGTCAAGTTTCTCTCCAACCTGCTTTACTCGACCCTGCTGGTCATTGTGGTCCTCATGGCCGCCGATGAGCTGGGCATCGAGACCACCAGCGTCATCGCCGTTCTCGGTGCTGCCACCCTCGCCATTGGCTTGGCCCTGCAGGGCTCTCTGGCCAACTTCGCGGCAGGTGTGATGCTCATCATGTTCCGCCAATTCCGCGTGGGCGACTTCATTGACGCCGGCGGCGTGGCTGGCATCGTCGAGGAAATCCGTATTTTCGACACAATCATGCGCACCCCCGACAACAGGGGCATCGTCGTCCCCAATGGCCAGATTCTCGGTGGCCCGATCACCAACTTCTCTGCCAAGGACACCCGCCGCATGGACCTCGTCGTGGGCGTCAGCTATGACGACGACATCCGCAAGGTAAAGGCCATCCTCACCGAGATCGTCGCCAACGACCCGGGCACACTCGAAGAACCGGCCCCGACCATCGGCCTCCTCGAAATGGCAGACAGCTCCGTCAACTTCGCCGTCCGCCCGTGGGTCAATCGCGTCGACTACTGGGACGTCTTCTTCCGCCTGCAAGAGACCATCAAGCTGCGCCTCGACGAAGAGGGCATCACGATTCCCTACCCGCAGCAAGACGTCTACATGCACACTGTCGAAAAGAAGGCCTCCTAA
- a CDS encoding sterol desaturase family protein → MSVAYMLLATAASFLFLCAVFVPLERVFPAKPGQRFFRPKWWLDFCFFIGQYLLWGGLVLWVLSYFRTGLTSIVPAGFREMVASQPWWLIGIEVVVLSDFLIYWGHRIQHKVDFLWRFHAVHHSAEHLDWLAAHREHPLDSIYTIGLINLPAFVLGFPMESLAALIAFRGLWAIFIHANVRLPIGPLRCLIGSPELHHWHHDKARDSGNYANLSPLMDKLFGTYTCPDHEPESFGIREPMPGNYLGQMLHPLKPRRRKARAMAQQKTAPDARDGS, encoded by the coding sequence ATGAGTGTTGCCTACATGCTCTTGGCGACCGCGGCTTCATTCTTGTTTTTGTGTGCGGTTTTCGTGCCGTTGGAGCGCGTGTTCCCGGCGAAGCCCGGGCAGCGCTTTTTCCGGCCAAAGTGGTGGTTGGACTTTTGCTTTTTTATCGGGCAATACCTGCTCTGGGGCGGCTTGGTGTTGTGGGTGCTCAGCTATTTTCGCACGGGCTTGACGAGCATCGTCCCGGCGGGCTTTCGCGAGATGGTGGCGTCGCAGCCCTGGTGGCTGATCGGCATCGAAGTCGTCGTATTGAGTGATTTTCTCATCTACTGGGGGCATCGTATTCAGCACAAAGTGGACTTCCTGTGGCGCTTTCATGCGGTGCATCATTCGGCGGAGCACCTGGACTGGCTGGCGGCGCACCGGGAGCATCCGCTTGATTCCATTTACACCATCGGGCTCATTAACCTGCCTGCCTTCGTGTTGGGGTTTCCCATGGAGAGCCTCGCCGCATTGATCGCGTTTCGCGGGCTGTGGGCGATCTTTATACACGCCAATGTGCGGCTGCCGATTGGTCCGCTGCGCTGTCTGATCGGTTCGCCGGAGCTGCATCACTGGCACCACGACAAGGCGCGCGATTCGGGAAACTACGCCAACCTTTCGCCGCTGATGGACAAGCTCTTTGGCACCTACACCTGCCCGGATCACGAGCCGGAGAGCTTTGGTATTCGCGAGCCGATGCCGGGCAATTACCTGGGCCAAATGCTGCACCCGCTCAAGCCCCGTCGCCGCAAAGCCCGCGCAATGGCCCAACAAAAAACCGCTCCGGATGCCCGGGACGGTTCGTGA